In the Enterococcus rotai genome, ATCAATCGAGAAGAAGACACGCAGATTCGCCGTCAATTAGTTGAAGAAACCTTTGGCTCGACCGGAACAGGCAGTTATATCGAACCGTCGATTAGTTTTGACTATGGTTTTAACATTCATGTGGGGAAAAATTTCTATGCGAATTTCAATAGTATTTTCTTAGATATTTGCCCAATCACGATTGGAGACAACTGCATGTTTGGACCAAACGCTCAATTATATGCAGCTACACATCCACTACATCCAGTCAAACGAAACAGCGGTTTAGAATACGGAAAACCGATCACAATCGGTGACAATGTGTGGCTTGGCGGCGGTGTAATCATCGCACCTGGCGTGACATTAGGGAATAATGTGGTAGTAGCAGCTGGGGCTGTTGTAACCAAATCGTTTCCAGATAATTGTGTGATCGGCGGCAATCCTGCGAAAATCATCAAGGAAATAGAACTAGATGATAATAAGCAGTCTCCACTAATGAGCCAACGAGACAAAATCGATACTTTAGATAAAAAAATCGTCGCTTTATTAGAAGAACGTATGGAAGTTGTCGAAGCAATCGTAGCAATCAAAAAGACGTCCGATACACAAATTTTAGATACAACTAGAGAACAAGACGTTTTAGCTAAAGTCGCGACGTATGTCCAAAATGAAGACTATCAAGAAGTCATCAAAGAAACGTATCAAGGAATTATGGATGCATCCAAACATTTTCAGCAAAAACAACTAGATTAAAGATGACAGGGAGGGATTTGAATGGATGGCGTAAAAAGACGAGAAGCCATTTTACTACAATTAGAAACAACTGAAAAACCGATCAGTGCCAGTCGTTTTGCCAAAGAATTCAAGGTCAGCCGTCAAATCGTGGTAGGAGATGTTGCACTTTTAAGAGCGGCAGGGTATGAAATTATTGCAACAGCTAGAGGGTACTTACTTGAAAGAGCAGAAGATCAGCAAGGGATTATTCGAAAAATTGCGTGTCAACACTCACCCGATCAAACCAAAGATGAATTGTTGACGATTATCTCGCTAGGTGGAGAAGTTATCGATGTTATTGTTGAGCATCCTATTTACGGTGAGTTGACTGGTGGTTTGCATATCAAGACCAAAAAAGCAATAACAGAGTTTGTCGAGAATTATGAAAAGAACAGCACGACTTTATTGTCTGAGCTGACAGATGGTGTTCATCTGCATACGATTCGCTGTAAAGACGAAGCTACTTTTCAACAAATCAAAGCAGCACTAGAGCTAAAAAATATTTTATATAAAGGCTAAAAAACAATGATTTGAGATCAAACTAGTTTAGTTTATCTCGGGTCATTGTTTTTAGTGTGAAATTCTTTGCTCTCTTAGTGGGTATGTAGTTATCACAATGCGATAATTGCGTATATTTTTTTTGTTACAAAATAATTTTTAAAGGATCGTTAATTAGACCATTTTTGAATTTTAAAATACAAATGGCAAATCTCTATTTACTTTTTTGCTTTATAGATATAAAATGTAAGCGTAACCAAAAATAAGAAGGGGTGTTTTTAAGTGAGTAGACCAATCGATGTTCGTAACACGGTGGATGGCACATATCAATTGTATATTGACGGCAAGTGGACAAATGGTTCAGGAAATCAGAAAATGACTAGTTATAATCCAAGTAATGGAGAAAAATTGGCAGATTTTGTTGATGCGACTCATGAGGATGTTGATCAGGCGATCGCAGCGGCACAAGCTGCGTTCAAGACGTGGAAAGATGTGAATGTTACTACGCGCAGTAATTTATTGTTGGAAATCGCTGATTTGATCGATGCAAATACAGAACATTTGGCTTTAGTTGAAACATTGGATAATGGTAAACCGCTACGTGAAACAATGTCGATTGATGTTCCAGCTACTGCAGATCACTTCCGTTATTTTGCTGGTGTGATTAGGGCCGAGGAAGGTTCTGTAAAAGACTTTGATCAAAATACGTTGTCCATTGTGCTTAAAGAACCGATCGGTGTTGTAGGTCAGATCATTCCGTGGAATTTCCCGCTATTGATGGGCGCTTGGAAGTTAGCACCTGCTATTGCTGCGGGCAATACAGTTGTGATCCACCCATCTTCGACAACCTCTTTAAGTTTACTGGAACTATTTAAGTTATTGGATCAAGTTTTGCCAAAAGGTGTTGTGAATTTAATCACAGGTAAAGGGTCTGACTCTGGAAACTATATGTTGGAACACCAAGGCTTTGATAAATTAGCGTTTACAGGATCAACGGAAATTGGCTATACAGTTGCAAAGGCAGCAGCAGAGAAATTGATTCCAGCAACTTTAGAATTAGGTGGAAAATCAGCCAATATTATTTTTGATGATGCAAATTGGGAGCGAGCGTTAGAAGGCGTTCAATTAGGGATTTTATTTAACCAAGGACAGGTTTGTTGTGCTGGTTCTCGTGTTTTTGTTCAAGAGGGGATCTACGATAAATTTATAACAGCACTGAAAGAAAAATTTGAGAGTATCAAAGTCGGTCTCCCGTGGGAAACGGGTGTACAAATGGGTGCGCAAATCAATGAAAAACAATTAAAAGATATTTTAAAATATGTTGAAATCGGCACAAAAGAAGGGGCTAAACTGGTTACAGGTGGACGTAAAATCACTGAGAATGGCTTAGATAAAGGCGCATTTTTGGAACCCACGTTATTAGCAGACGCCAACAATGCGATGTGTATTGCACAAGAAGAAATATTTGGTCCAGTAGCAACTGTGATCAAGTTTAAATCAGAAGAAGAAGTGATTGCTTTAGCGAATCAATCTGATTATGGGTTAGGTGGAGCCGTATTCTCACAAAATATCAACACAGCCCTGCGTGTTGCTCGTAAAGTTAGAACTGGACGGATGTGGGTCAACACGTATAATCAATTGCCTGCTGGAGCTCCATTTGGCGGATATAAAAAATCTGGTATTGGACGTGAAACACATAAATCAATGCTAGATGCCTATACACAAATGAAGAATATTTATATTGTGACCAAAGAAGAGTCAGACGGATTATATAATTAATACAAAAAGCATCGCAACCAATTAGCTGCGATGCTTTTTATAATTAATTATTTTCAGCTTCAAATTTTTCAAAAGCAGATTTGATTACTTCTTTCAACGCATTTGCAGAAGCATTCATACGATCTTTTTCTGAATCAGTCAACGGAATTTCAATGACTTGTTTGATTCCTTGACGGTTGATTACAGCTGGTGCACCGATATAGATATCATTTTGTCCATACTCACCATCTAAATAAACAGAAAGTGGGAAAACAGAATCTTCATCGTCTAAAATCGCTTTTGTGATTCGGGCTAAAGCAGCGGCGATTCCATAGAATGTCGCCCCTTTTTTCTCAATGATCGAATACGCAGCATCTCGTACATTAAAGAATAAATTGACCATCGCTTCTTCATCAACATCTGGATTGTTTTTAACCCATTCGTAAATTTGTAAGCCGGCAACATTGGCATGAGACCAAACTGGAAATTCAGTATCCCCATGTTCGCCTAGAATATAAGCATGGACGTTACGAGCATCTACATCTACTAATTCAGCGATTGCTTGACGGAAACGAGCTGAATCAAGTGAAGTTCCAGAACCGATAACGCGTTCCTTTGGAAATCCTGAGAATTTCCATGTAGAATAAGTTAAAATATCAACTGGATTAGCAGCAACTAAGAAAATTCCGCTAAAACCAGAATCAACGATCGCTGTAACGATTTGTTTGTTGATCTTTAAGTTTTTGTGTACTAAATCAATCCGTGTTTCACCAGGTTTTTGTGCGGCACCTGCTGTTAAAACAACAAGGTCAGCATCGTGACAGTCGTCATATGTTGCGGCATAAATCTTTTTAGGAGAAGTAAAAGCTAACGCATGAGATAAATCAGCGGCATCTCCTTCAGTTTTCTTTGTATCTATATCAATAATACCAACTTCTTGAGCAATATTTTGAGTAACTAAGGCAAAAGCATAACTAGATCCGACAGCGCCATCTCCAACTAAAATTACCTTTTGGTGGTCTTTGTTCCCAACTGCTGCAGTCATGTGTATCATTCCTTTCAGATAATTGTTTTATCACAATGATAATACCACCGTTTGTGAGGTTTGTCACGTTTTTTGTTTTTTATATTAATACAGTTTTTCAAGGTGTTTCATAAGAAAACTCTTTCATGTGCGCTATTTCACTATTTGTGTTTTGGTCAACATTTTTTTCTGTAATGAAGCTTACAGCTTTTTTAAGAATTTAAAAGCATCGGCAAACGTTTGTTTTATGGTATAATTATAAAAAAAACTGGGCAGAGGATTTTCCTGCTCGGGTATTTTGTGTTGGAGAATGAATAGATGGTGATAAAAGCACCTTTTAATAAGGAGAATATAGATAAATGAAAATGATCGTCGGATTAGGCAATCCAGGAAGTAAGTATCGAGAAACGAAACACAATATTGGGTTTATCACGTTGGATGAGATTGCTCATCGCTACAATGCCACATTTAATAGTAGTCAATTTGAAGCCGATATTGCTGAATTTTTTATAGGAACGGAAAAGATCATGCTAGTCAAACCGCTGACATTTATGAATGAATCCGGTCGTTCAGTTGGGCCATTAATGACTTATTACGGCGTTGAAGAAGAAGACTTGATCGTAATTTACGATGATTTAGATTTAGAAATCGGTAAGATTCGTCTACGCCAGAAAGGCAGTGCAGGTGGACATAATGGCATTAAAAGCTTGATCGCACATTTGGGCACAAATGTGTTTCCAAGAATCAAGATCGGCATTGGTCGTCCTATCGGGAGTAACACTGTCGTTCATCACGTGCTGACTGGGTTTCCTAAAGACAAGCATGAAGAAATTTTATTAGCTGTGAAAAATGCAGCGGATGCAGCGATTTATGCGTGTGAAGGTCATACCTTTGTCGATACGATGAATCAATTTAATGGGAAATAAGTAGAATAAAAAGCATAGAAGGAGGAGCCTGTTTTGAACATCATTGAACGGATTGGCGCAAGTGAACTAGCCCGAGATTGGCAAACGCAGTTAACAGGAAATACCCGCCAATTGATTACTGGCTTAGCTGGCTCAGCCAAGACATTGGTTATGACCAGTGGGTTTAAACAAAAAAATAAAAAAGTCGTTGTGGCTGTTCCAAATCTTTATTATGGGAATCAGCTAGTTGAAGACTTTCGTAATATTTTATCAGATGAAGAAGTGTACCTATTTCCTGTAGATGAGGTTTTATCAGCTGAAATGGCTTTTTCTTCGCCGGAAGCTAGGGCAGAAAGGGTTGCAGCGCTAAACTTTCTTTTGACAGATCAAGCGGGAATCATTGTGGTGCCTGTAGCTGGGTTAAGAAAGTACTTGCCGAGTAAACAGACTTGGGGACAAGCTCAGCTTCACTGGGAACTTGGTGGTGAAATTGAGCTAGATACTTTGGCGCAGCAATTGGTCTTAATGGGCTATCAACGTGAGTCTTTAGTGGGGAAACCTGGTGATTTCAGCATTCGAGGAAGTATTGTCGATGTCTATCCACTGAACTCTGACTATCCAGTTCGAGCAGAATTGTTTGATATCGAGATCGATTCTTTGCGTTATTTTGAAGCAGATACGCAGCGATCAGTCGGCAACATTGAATCTGTGACGCTTTCGCCGATGACAGACTTAGTCTTTTCGAAAGCAGATTTGATTCATGGGGAAAAACAATTAACGAATGCTTTAGAAAAACGAGTGGCAATTGTGAAAGACGCTGCTGAAAAAGACTTTCTCCAAGATTATTTTGGTCAGTTGGCAACATCCTGGAATCAAGGGATTCCTACCGATACAGCCCATTACTATACAGACCTTCTATATGAAACTAAGACAACCTTGCTTGATTATCTACCAGAAGATAGCTTGGTCTTTATTGATGATTATGCTCGTATCTTAGAGGCAGAACGTGAGATAATTCGTGAAGAAAATGAGTGGCAAGTTCTTAAATTAGAAGAAATGCGCGTTTTTCCTGAACAGACTTTTGGTTTAGAGTTTCATGAGCAAGTACGGAAAATGACTTTTGCAACAACCTTCTTTTCATTATTTCAAAAAGGGATGGGCAATCTCCGTTTTCAAGCGGTTCATAACTTCCAATATCGCTCAATGCAGCAATTTTTTGGTCAAATGCCATTATTAAAAACTGAAATGGATCGTTGGCAAAAACAAGATCAAACGGTTGTGGTATTTGTCCCAACGAAAGAACGGAGTCAAAAAGTTGAAGAACTGTTTCGGGATTTCGACATTGCTAGCGTGACTGCTGCAGCTGACCGTTTAATAGAAGGAAAAATTCAAATCGTTCAAGGTTCCTTGCAGTCAGGTTTTGAACTCCCTGTGGAAAAACTCGTCACCATCACCGAAAAAGAAATTTTCCATACAACGACCAAAAAAAGAGCCAGACGTCAAACTGTTTCTAATGCGGAAAGATTAAAAAGCTATAGTGATTTAAAAAATGGTGACTATGTTGTTCACGCAAACCATGGGATCGGGAAATATATTGGAATGCAGACCTTGGAAGTCGATGGTGTTCACCAAGATTACATCACGATTTTATATCAAAATGACGACAAACTGTTTATTCCCGTTACGCAACTAAATCTGATACAGAAATTCGTTGCTTCTGAATCGAAATCGCCGAAAGTGAATAAATTGGGCGGTAGCGAGTGGAGTAAAACAAAACGAAAAGTTACGTCTAAAATCGAAGACATTGCAGATGATTTGATTCAATTATATGCATCCAGAGAATCGGAAAAAGGCTATGCTTTTCCACCAGATGATGCGTATCAAAAAGAATTTGAAGATGCATTTCCCTATAGTGAAACAGACGATCAGTTACGTAGTACGGCTGAAATTAAACATGATATGGAAAAAACACGACCAATGGATCGTTTATTAGTTGGTGATGTGGGGTATGGGAAAACAGAAGTGGCTTTACGTGCGGCTTTTAAAGCAATCAATAACAATAAACAAGTAGCCTTTCTAGTTCCAACCACGATTTTAGCTCAGCAACATTATGAAACGATGGTAGATCGTTTTGAAGGGTTTCCAGTAGAAGTGGGTTTATTAAGCCGCTTTAGAACGAAAAAACAACAAAGAGAAACTATCGAAAAAATCAAACATGGTCAAGTGGATATTGTTGTAGGAACACATCGTTTACTTTCTCAAGATGTGCAATTCAGCGATTTAGGTTTACTAGTGATTGATGAAGAACAACGCTTTGGTGTAAAACATAAAGAACGTTTAAAACAACTGCGAGCACAAGTTGATGTTTTAACCTTGACTGCAACACCGATTCCAAGGACTCTGCATATGTCGATGCTTGGCGTACGTGATTTATCTGTTATTGAAACGCCACCGGAAAATCGTTATCCGATCCAGACCTATGTAATGGAGCATAATCCAGGTGCGATTAGAGAAGCGATTGAAAGAGAAATGGCGCGAGATGGACAAGTTTTTTATCTCTATAATCGTGTAGATACGATTGAGCAAAAAGTGGAAGAAATCCAAGCCTTGGTTCCAGAGGCTAGAATTGCTTATGCACATGGGCAAATGACCGAAGTTCAACTAGAAAATACCTTGTTTGACTTTATTGAGCGACAATACGACGTTTTAGTGACGACTACAATTATTGAAACGGGTGTTGATATTCCCAATGCGAATACGTTATTTGTAGAAAATGCTGATTACATGGGCTTATCAACCTTGTATCAATTACGTGGTAGAGTTGGCCGAAGCAATCGTGTGGCGTATGCCTATTTTATGTACGAACAGCAAAAGATTTTAAACGAAGTTAGTGAAAAACGATTAGAAGCGATCAAAGACTTCACTGAACTAGGATCAGGCTTTAAAATTGCGATGCGCGATTTATCGATTCGTGGTGCAGGAAATTTATTAGGCGCTCAGCAACATGGCTTTATCGATTCAGTCGGCTTTGACATGTATTCACAAATGCTTTCAGAAGCAGTCGCCCGTAAACAAGGGAAAAATATTCAAGATCAAAAAACATCTGTTGAGATTGATCTAGGAATTGACGCCTATTTACCAACTAGTTATATTTCGGATGAACGTCAAAAAATTGAGATTTACAAACGAATTCGTCAACTTGAAAATAGAGATATGTATGATGAACTTGAAGCAGATCTGCTTGATCGTTTTGGCGAATATCCCGATGAAGTCGCTCATTTATTAACGACTGGGCAAATTAAAATGGATGGTGATCGCGCCTTAGTGGAAACAATCCGTAAGAGACAACAAGAAATTACGTTTACTTTGAGCAAAATCGGGACGAAAACGTATAATGTAGAACAAATTTTTGAAGCATTATCACACACTCAGTTAAAAGCAGATCTTGCTGTTGACAATGAAAAAATGTCGATTCGCTTGAAACTGCCTAAAGATATGAAAGAAGCTGCTTGGCTGCAGGAAGTTGCCTTGTTTACGACAGCTTTGAGGCAAGAAAAGTATAAGACTGCCATTGCTGAGGCAGAATGAAAATGAGCCTGATCAGCATTTAGACTTATCCAGCTTCACAGGCTAACCTCTCGGAAAAAAGATAAAATCCGCATGTGACAAAAAGCGTCACCTTCGTATTTTCCTATTTTTCAGTCGAGGTTAAACGAGCCTATTCAGCATTTAGACTTATCCAGCTTTACAGGCTAGCTCTTCGGGAAAAAGATAAAAATCGCATGTGACCAAGAGCGTCACAGTCAATTTTTCCTATTTTCCAG is a window encoding:
- a CDS encoding chorismate mutase, producing the protein MEEIKSERQKMIDGELYFAGDPELATARKFAREQMKLINREEDTQIRRQLVEETFGSTGTGSYIEPSISFDYGFNIHVGKNFYANFNSIFLDICPITIGDNCMFGPNAQLYAATHPLHPVKRNSGLEYGKPITIGDNVWLGGGVIIAPGVTLGNNVVVAAGAVVTKSFPDNCVIGGNPAKIIKEIELDDNKQSPLMSQRDKIDTLDKKIVALLEERMEVVEAIVAIKKTSDTQILDTTREQDVLAKVATYVQNEDYQEVIKETYQGIMDASKHFQQKQLD
- the pth gene encoding aminoacyl-tRNA hydrolase produces the protein MKMIVGLGNPGSKYRETKHNIGFITLDEIAHRYNATFNSSQFEADIAEFFIGTEKIMLVKPLTFMNESGRSVGPLMTYYGVEEEDLIVIYDDLDLEIGKIRLRQKGSAGGHNGIKSLIAHLGTNVFPRIKIGIGRPIGSNTVVHHVLTGFPKDKHEEILLAVKNAADAAIYACEGHTFVDTMNQFNGK
- a CDS encoding L-lactate dehydrogenase, coding for MTAAVGNKDHQKVILVGDGAVGSSYAFALVTQNIAQEVGIIDIDTKKTEGDAADLSHALAFTSPKKIYAATYDDCHDADLVVLTAGAAQKPGETRIDLVHKNLKINKQIVTAIVDSGFSGIFLVAANPVDILTYSTWKFSGFPKERVIGSGTSLDSARFRQAIAELVDVDARNVHAYILGEHGDTEFPVWSHANVAGLQIYEWVKNNPDVDEEAMVNLFFNVRDAAYSIIEKKGATFYGIAAALARITKAILDDEDSVFPLSVYLDGEYGQNDIYIGAPAVINRQGIKQVIEIPLTDSEKDRMNASANALKEVIKSAFEKFEAENN
- the mfd gene encoding transcription-repair coupling factor, with the translated sequence MNIIERIGASELARDWQTQLTGNTRQLITGLAGSAKTLVMTSGFKQKNKKVVVAVPNLYYGNQLVEDFRNILSDEEVYLFPVDEVLSAEMAFSSPEARAERVAALNFLLTDQAGIIVVPVAGLRKYLPSKQTWGQAQLHWELGGEIELDTLAQQLVLMGYQRESLVGKPGDFSIRGSIVDVYPLNSDYPVRAELFDIEIDSLRYFEADTQRSVGNIESVTLSPMTDLVFSKADLIHGEKQLTNALEKRVAIVKDAAEKDFLQDYFGQLATSWNQGIPTDTAHYYTDLLYETKTTLLDYLPEDSLVFIDDYARILEAEREIIREENEWQVLKLEEMRVFPEQTFGLEFHEQVRKMTFATTFFSLFQKGMGNLRFQAVHNFQYRSMQQFFGQMPLLKTEMDRWQKQDQTVVVFVPTKERSQKVEELFRDFDIASVTAAADRLIEGKIQIVQGSLQSGFELPVEKLVTITEKEIFHTTTKKRARRQTVSNAERLKSYSDLKNGDYVVHANHGIGKYIGMQTLEVDGVHQDYITILYQNDDKLFIPVTQLNLIQKFVASESKSPKVNKLGGSEWSKTKRKVTSKIEDIADDLIQLYASRESEKGYAFPPDDAYQKEFEDAFPYSETDDQLRSTAEIKHDMEKTRPMDRLLVGDVGYGKTEVALRAAFKAINNNKQVAFLVPTTILAQQHYETMVDRFEGFPVEVGLLSRFRTKKQQRETIEKIKHGQVDIVVGTHRLLSQDVQFSDLGLLVIDEEQRFGVKHKERLKQLRAQVDVLTLTATPIPRTLHMSMLGVRDLSVIETPPENRYPIQTYVMEHNPGAIREAIEREMARDGQVFYLYNRVDTIEQKVEEIQALVPEARIAYAHGQMTEVQLENTLFDFIERQYDVLVTTTIIETGVDIPNANTLFVENADYMGLSTLYQLRGRVGRSNRVAYAYFMYEQQKILNEVSEKRLEAIKDFTELGSGFKIAMRDLSIRGAGNLLGAQQHGFIDSVGFDMYSQMLSEAVARKQGKNIQDQKTSVEIDLGIDAYLPTSYISDERQKIEIYKRIRQLENRDMYDELEADLLDRFGEYPDEVAHLLTTGQIKMDGDRALVETIRKRQQEITFTLSKIGTKTYNVEQIFEALSHTQLKADLAVDNEKMSIRLKLPKDMKEAAWLQEVALFTTALRQEKYKTAIAEAE
- a CDS encoding transcription repressor NadR, whose translation is MDGVKRREAILLQLETTEKPISASRFAKEFKVSRQIVVGDVALLRAAGYEIIATARGYLLERAEDQQGIIRKIACQHSPDQTKDELLTIISLGGEVIDVIVEHPIYGELTGGLHIKTKKAITEFVENYEKNSTTLLSELTDGVHLHTIRCKDEATFQQIKAALELKNILYKG
- a CDS encoding aldehyde dehydrogenase family protein, which codes for MSRPIDVRNTVDGTYQLYIDGKWTNGSGNQKMTSYNPSNGEKLADFVDATHEDVDQAIAAAQAAFKTWKDVNVTTRSNLLLEIADLIDANTEHLALVETLDNGKPLRETMSIDVPATADHFRYFAGVIRAEEGSVKDFDQNTLSIVLKEPIGVVGQIIPWNFPLLMGAWKLAPAIAAGNTVVIHPSSTTSLSLLELFKLLDQVLPKGVVNLITGKGSDSGNYMLEHQGFDKLAFTGSTEIGYTVAKAAAEKLIPATLELGGKSANIIFDDANWERALEGVQLGILFNQGQVCCAGSRVFVQEGIYDKFITALKEKFESIKVGLPWETGVQMGAQINEKQLKDILKYVEIGTKEGAKLVTGGRKITENGLDKGAFLEPTLLADANNAMCIAQEEIFGPVATVIKFKSEEEVIALANQSDYGLGGAVFSQNINTALRVARKVRTGRMWVNTYNQLPAGAPFGGYKKSGIGRETHKSMLDAYTQMKNIYIVTKEESDGLYN